The following are encoded in a window of Rosa chinensis cultivar Old Blush chromosome 4, RchiOBHm-V2, whole genome shotgun sequence genomic DNA:
- the LOC112197711 gene encoding glutamine synthetase leaf isozyme, chloroplastic isoform X2: MAQILAPTSQWQMRITKSSIPSSPMTGKMWSSLVLKQNKKGAVKSSKFKVFASKYEDYTINRVEGLLNLDLTPYTDKIIAEYIWIGGSGIDVRSKSRTISKPVEHPSELPKWNYDGSSTGQAPGEDSEVILYPQAIFKDPFRGGNNILVICDAYTPQGEPIPTNKRHKAAQVFSNQKVIDEVPWYGIEQEYTLLQSNVKWPLGWPVGGYPGPQGPYYCGAGADKSFGRDISDAHYKACLYAGINISGTNGEVMPGQWEFQVGPSVGIEAGDHIWAARYILEGDWNGAGCHTNYSTKSMREEGGFEIIKKAILNLSLRHTEHISAYGEGNERRLTGKHETASINQFSWGVANRGASIRVGRDTEKQGKGYLEDRRPASNMDPYTVTALLAETTILWEPTLEAEALAAQKLALNV; the protein is encoded by the exons ATGGCACAGATTTTGGCTCCGACTTCACAATGGCAGATGAGAATTACAAAGAGCTCAATCCCTTCTAGTCCTATGACAGGAAAGATGTGGAGTTCTCTAGTGTTGAAACAGAACAAGAAAGGAGCTGTTAAAAGCTCTAAGTTCAAAGTTTTTGCCTCCAAGTATGAAGACTATACCATAAACAGGGTTGAGGGTTTACTAAATTTGGACCTTACTCCATACACGGACAAGATTATTGCCGAGTACATTTG GATCGGAGGGTCTGGTATCGATGTGCGTAGCAAGTCAAGG ACGATATCAAAGCCTGTTGAACATCCGTCTGAGCTTCCAAAGTGGAACTATGATGGATCAAGTACCGGACAGGCACCTGGTGAAGACAGTGAAGTGATCTTATA CCCTCAAGCGATATTCAAGGACCCCTTTCGTGGTGGCAACAATATATTG GTAATTTGTGACGCATACACGCCCCAAGGCGAGCCTATCCCAACAAACAAACGGCACAAGGCTGCTCAGGTTTTTAGCAACCAGAAGGTTATAGATGAAGTTCCATG GTATGGGATAGAGCAAGAGTACACATTACTTCAATCCAACGTGAAATGGCCTTTAGGTTGGCCAGTCGGAGGTTATCCTGGTCCTCAG GGTCCCTATTACTGTGGTGCTGGTGCAGACAAGTCGTTTGGCCGTGACATTTCAGATGCTCATTACAAGGCTTGTCTATATGCTGGAATCAACATCAGTGGAACCAATGGGGAAGTTATGCCTGGCCAG TGGGAATTTCAAGTTGGTCCTAGTGTGGGAATTGAAGCTGGAGATCATATCTGGGCTGCAAGATACATTCTTGAG GGTGACTGGAATGGTGCTGGATGCCACACCAATTACAG TACAAAGAGCATGAGGGAAGAAGGAGGCTTCGAAATTATTAAGAAGGCAATTTTGAATCTGTCACTTCGCCACACAGAGCATATTAGTGCCTATGGAGAAGGAAATGAGAGAAGGTTGACAGGAAAGCATGAAACAGCCAGCATTAATCAATTTTCTTGG GGAGTGGCTAATCGCGGTGCCTCAATCCGTGTTGGTCGTGACACTGAGAAGCAAGGAAAAG GTTATCTGGAGGACCGTCGTCCAGCTTCAAACATGGACCCTTACACTGTGACCGCACTGCTGGCAGAAACTACAATCTTGTGGGAGCCAACACTTGAGGCTGAAGCTCTTGCTGCTCAAAAACTAGCATTGAATGTCTGA
- the LOC112200588 gene encoding protein ABCI12, chloroplastic isoform X1, with protein sequence MSFTHRSIATVTFPYFPLNPPTPKTPNFTPLRSFNNNNNKTLISVNPKSSFRIRASAASDNSQPPWWANLLPAQALGSDKVLRLISGATASPIGQYVSEPVTFLHSLDPRVKLVWLLALVVLPARSHIILRFGLVVYLAILSIWVLPRHAWMDQLGRVSLISGLLFIMLGLGADGAPALVQLRTPPPAITGLSNLPASLAGYSYLIFKLGPIQFTRKGLSVASTAACLTFTVFQSASLCLTTTTPEELAFALRWFMLPLTNLGVPVAEVILTLMLSLRFISLVFDEVRNVALGIVSRRIDWQQLTMVETIDVFFAYFRRIFKNIFSHAEQISQAMIARGFRGDCNTHKMYLLSDPSIGIADVVSLLCLAGIIGAAVWSDFLI encoded by the exons ATGAGCTTCACACATCGCTCCATCGCAACGGTAACATTTCCCTATTTCCCACTAAACCCTCCTACTCCCAAAACCCCAAACTTCACTCCCCTTCGttcattcaacaacaacaacaacaaaaccctTATTTCTGTAAACCCTAAATCAAGCTTCCGAATTAGAGCTTCCGCCGCCAGCGATAATAGCCAACCGCCGTGGTGGGCGAACCTGTTGCCCGCCCAAGCTTTGGGATCCGATAAAGTTCTCAGATTGATCTCCGGTGCCACCGCTAGCCCCATTGGCCAGTACGTGTCGGAACCCGtcacttttcttcattctcTCGACCCCAGAGTCAAATTG GTTTGGCTTTTGGCTCTAGTTGTTTTACCAGCGAGGTCACACATAATACTTCGTTTTGGATTAGTTGTTTACTTGGCCATTTTGTCAATATGGGTTCTGCCGAGACATGCGTGGATG GATCAATTGGGAAGAGTGTCTTTAATTTCTGGACTTTTGTTCATTATGCTAGGGCTGGGTGCAGATGGCGCACCAGCCCTTGTTCAGTTGAGAACTCCTCCTCCTGCAATCACAGGATTATCAAATCTTCCTGCATCTCTGGCAGGCTACTCATATTTAATTTTTAAGCTAGGACCAATACAGTTTACAAGGAAGGGCTTGTCTGTAGCAAGCACAGCTGCTTGTTTAACCTTTACG GTTTTCCAAAGTGCGAGCCTTTGCCTAACAACCACAACCCCCGAAGAACTTGCATTTGCCTTGCGGTGGTTTATGCTCCCTTTGACAAATCTTGGAGTTCCAGTGGCTGAAGTTATTCTTACACTCATGCTTTCGTTGAGGTTCATCAGTCTTGTGTTTGATGAG GTTCGTAATGTTGCATTGGGGATTGTATCTCGTAGGATAGACTGGCAACAGTTAACAATGGTGGAGACAATTGATG TTTTCTTTGCCTACTTCCGTAGGATcttcaaaaatatttttagCCACGCAGAGCAGATTTCACAG GCGATGATTGCAAGAGGTTTCAGAGGGGACTGCAACACACATAAAATGTACCTGTTATCAGATCCATCCATTGGTATAGCAGATGTTGTTTCTTTGTTATGCCTGGCTGGTATTATAGGTGCTGCGGTTTGGTCGGACTTTCTTATTTGA
- the LOC112197712 gene encoding membrane protein PM19L — MVAGGGAKSAAYILLFVNLVIFFIVTVIAAWAMNHGIQRSREAASVLSIPLRIFPIYFPMGNMATGFFVIFSLIAGVVGIATSLTGLHNVFQWDGPSLHTAAASSLVSWSLTLLAMGLACKEIELGWTTGNLRTLETMTMIVSATQLFSTCAIQAGVEVAIAEQRDRTAARR, encoded by the exons ATGGTTGCTGGAGGAGGGGCAAAATCAGCAGCCTATATTCTCTTATTTGTTAATCTCGTTATCTTCTTCATTGTGACTGTCATAGCTGCATGGGCAATGAACCATGGGATCCAAAGGTCTCGTGAAGCAG CATCTGTTTTGTCCATACCATTGCGCATTTTTCCAATATACTTCCCAATGGGGAATATGGCAACCGGTTTCTTTGTGATCTTCTCCCTCATTGCCGGTGTTGTTGGAATTGCCACCTCCCTTACCGGACTTCATAACGTTTTTCAATGGGATGGCCCCAGTTTACACACAGCTGCTGCCTCTTCTCTTGTATCATGGTCCCTCACTCTTCTTGCCATGGG ACTGGCTTGTAAAGAGATTGAACTTGGTTGGACAACTGGGAACTTG CGTACTTTGGAGACCATGACCATGATTGTGAGTGCAACTCAATTGTTTTCTACTTGTGCCATCCAAGCTGGAGTTGAAGTGGCTATTGCAGAACAAAGGGATCGGACTGCAGCAAGACGTTAA
- the LOC112197711 gene encoding glutamine synthetase leaf isozyme, chloroplastic isoform X1, producing MAQILAPTSQWQMRITKSSIPSSPMTGKMWSSLVLKQNKKGAVKSSKFKVFASKYEDYTINRVEGLLNLDLTPYTDKIIAEYIWIGGSGIDVRSKSRTISKPVEHPSELPKWNYDGSSTGQAPGEDSEVILYPQAIFKDPFRGGNNILVICDAYTPQGEPIPTNKRHKAAQVFSNQKVIDEVPWYGIEQEYTLLQSNVKWPLGWPVGGYPGPQGPYYCGAGADKSFGRDISDAHYKACLYAGINISGTNGEVMPGQWEFQVGPSVGIEAGDHIWAARYILERITEQAGVVLTLDPKPIMGDWNGAGCHTNYSTKSMREEGGFEIIKKAILNLSLRHTEHISAYGEGNERRLTGKHETASINQFSWGVANRGASIRVGRDTEKQGKGYLEDRRPASNMDPYTVTALLAETTILWEPTLEAEALAAQKLALNV from the exons ATGGCACAGATTTTGGCTCCGACTTCACAATGGCAGATGAGAATTACAAAGAGCTCAATCCCTTCTAGTCCTATGACAGGAAAGATGTGGAGTTCTCTAGTGTTGAAACAGAACAAGAAAGGAGCTGTTAAAAGCTCTAAGTTCAAAGTTTTTGCCTCCAAGTATGAAGACTATACCATAAACAGGGTTGAGGGTTTACTAAATTTGGACCTTACTCCATACACGGACAAGATTATTGCCGAGTACATTTG GATCGGAGGGTCTGGTATCGATGTGCGTAGCAAGTCAAGG ACGATATCAAAGCCTGTTGAACATCCGTCTGAGCTTCCAAAGTGGAACTATGATGGATCAAGTACCGGACAGGCACCTGGTGAAGACAGTGAAGTGATCTTATA CCCTCAAGCGATATTCAAGGACCCCTTTCGTGGTGGCAACAATATATTG GTAATTTGTGACGCATACACGCCCCAAGGCGAGCCTATCCCAACAAACAAACGGCACAAGGCTGCTCAGGTTTTTAGCAACCAGAAGGTTATAGATGAAGTTCCATG GTATGGGATAGAGCAAGAGTACACATTACTTCAATCCAACGTGAAATGGCCTTTAGGTTGGCCAGTCGGAGGTTATCCTGGTCCTCAG GGTCCCTATTACTGTGGTGCTGGTGCAGACAAGTCGTTTGGCCGTGACATTTCAGATGCTCATTACAAGGCTTGTCTATATGCTGGAATCAACATCAGTGGAACCAATGGGGAAGTTATGCCTGGCCAG TGGGAATTTCAAGTTGGTCCTAGTGTGGGAATTGAAGCTGGAGATCATATCTGGGCTGCAAGATACATTCTTGAG AGGATCACTGAACAAGCAGGTGTTGTTCTCACTCTTGATCCAAAACCAATTATG GGTGACTGGAATGGTGCTGGATGCCACACCAATTACAG TACAAAGAGCATGAGGGAAGAAGGAGGCTTCGAAATTATTAAGAAGGCAATTTTGAATCTGTCACTTCGCCACACAGAGCATATTAGTGCCTATGGAGAAGGAAATGAGAGAAGGTTGACAGGAAAGCATGAAACAGCCAGCATTAATCAATTTTCTTGG GGAGTGGCTAATCGCGGTGCCTCAATCCGTGTTGGTCGTGACACTGAGAAGCAAGGAAAAG GTTATCTGGAGGACCGTCGTCCAGCTTCAAACATGGACCCTTACACTGTGACCGCACTGCTGGCAGAAACTACAATCTTGTGGGAGCCAACACTTGAGGCTGAAGCTCTTGCTGCTCAAAAACTAGCATTGAATGTCTGA
- the LOC112200588 gene encoding protein ABCI12, chloroplastic isoform X2 has product MSFTHRSIATVTFPYFPLNPPTPKTPNFTPLRSFNNNNNKTLISVNPKSSFRIRASAASDNSQPPWWANLLPAQALGSDKVLRLISGATASPIGQYVSEPVTFLHSLDPRVKLVWLLALVVLPARSHIILRFGLVVYLAILSIWVLPRHAWMDQLGRVSLISGLLFIMLGLGADGAPALVQLRTPPPAITGLSNLPASLAGYSYLIFKLGPIQFTRKGLSVASTAACLTFTVFQSASLCLTTTTPEELAFALRWFMLPLTNLGVPVAEVILTLMLSLRFISLVFDEFSLPTSVGSSKIFLATQSRFHRR; this is encoded by the exons ATGAGCTTCACACATCGCTCCATCGCAACGGTAACATTTCCCTATTTCCCACTAAACCCTCCTACTCCCAAAACCCCAAACTTCACTCCCCTTCGttcattcaacaacaacaacaacaaaaccctTATTTCTGTAAACCCTAAATCAAGCTTCCGAATTAGAGCTTCCGCCGCCAGCGATAATAGCCAACCGCCGTGGTGGGCGAACCTGTTGCCCGCCCAAGCTTTGGGATCCGATAAAGTTCTCAGATTGATCTCCGGTGCCACCGCTAGCCCCATTGGCCAGTACGTGTCGGAACCCGtcacttttcttcattctcTCGACCCCAGAGTCAAATTG GTTTGGCTTTTGGCTCTAGTTGTTTTACCAGCGAGGTCACACATAATACTTCGTTTTGGATTAGTTGTTTACTTGGCCATTTTGTCAATATGGGTTCTGCCGAGACATGCGTGGATG GATCAATTGGGAAGAGTGTCTTTAATTTCTGGACTTTTGTTCATTATGCTAGGGCTGGGTGCAGATGGCGCACCAGCCCTTGTTCAGTTGAGAACTCCTCCTCCTGCAATCACAGGATTATCAAATCTTCCTGCATCTCTGGCAGGCTACTCATATTTAATTTTTAAGCTAGGACCAATACAGTTTACAAGGAAGGGCTTGTCTGTAGCAAGCACAGCTGCTTGTTTAACCTTTACG GTTTTCCAAAGTGCGAGCCTTTGCCTAACAACCACAACCCCCGAAGAACTTGCATTTGCCTTGCGGTGGTTTATGCTCCCTTTGACAAATCTTGGAGTTCCAGTGGCTGAAGTTATTCTTACACTCATGCTTTCGTTGAGGTTCATCAGTCTTGTGTTTGATGAG TTTTCTTTGCCTACTTCCGTAGGATcttcaaaaatatttttagCCACGCAGAGCAGATTTCACAG GCGATGA